A genome region from Ligilactobacillus cholophilus includes the following:
- the nrdE gene encoding class 1b ribonucleoside-diphosphate reductase subunit alpha, with protein MGIKDIDISNVSYFDLNNQINIPVDNKIPLNKDKEALEAFLNENVIPNTKHFSSLEERFSYLLENNYLEEDFIKKYSFEFIKKLYHYLNEQHFEFQSFMAAYKFYNQYALKTNDGQFYLENYEDKIAINALYMADGDEELAMNLADELIHQRYQPATPTFLNVGRKRRGEFVSCFLLQPTDDMNSIGRCINSALQLSKIGGGVGITLNNLRSAGAPIKGIENAASGVVPVMKLLEDSFSYSNQLGQRQGAGVVYLSVFHPDIIDFLATKKENADEKIRLKTLSLGLIVPDKFYELVEKNQDMYLFEPYDVEKEYGKPFSYVDITKEYDNLVNNKNIHKTKIHARDLEEEISKLQQESGYPYIVNIDTMNKTNPVAGKIIMSNLCSEIAQIQRPSKINDMQEYEVLGSDVSCNLGSTNIVNLMKSPDFGKSIETMMRALTFVSDQGNAKVVPSIYEGNRLSHSVGLGAMGLHAYLAKNHIQYGSKESIEFTNIYFMLLNYWTLVASNKIAKERQETFYEFEKSAYADGSYFDKYINNEFKPENPKVKELFEGIHIPTIKDWKELKQNVMKDGLYNAYRMAIAPTGSISYVGNTTASLQPIIQRIEERQEGKIGKIYYPAAYLSSDTLPYYQSAYDLDMRKMIDVYAAAQEHVDQSISITLYFKSTIDQGLYPWKQNHTDKMTTRDLSIIRNYAWHKGIKSLYYVRTYTDDGSEAFSVNECESCSI; from the coding sequence ATGGGTATCAAAGATATCGATATTAGCAATGTAAGTTATTTTGATCTTAACAATCAAATCAACATACCAGTAGATAATAAAATTCCATTAAATAAAGATAAAGAAGCATTAGAAGCTTTTCTAAATGAAAATGTAATTCCAAATACAAAACATTTTTCTTCTTTAGAAGAACGTTTCTCATATTTATTAGAAAACAATTACTTAGAAGAAGATTTTATTAAAAAATATAGTTTTGAATTCATAAAAAAATTATATCATTATTTAAATGAACAACATTTTGAATTTCAATCTTTTATGGCAGCATATAAGTTTTATAATCAATATGCGTTAAAAACAAATGACGGTCAATTTTATCTTGAAAACTATGAAGATAAAATTGCAATTAATGCATTATATATGGCTGATGGAGATGAAGAATTAGCGATGAATTTAGCTGATGAACTTATTCATCAAAGATATCAACCAGCTACCCCAACCTTTTTAAATGTTGGTCGTAAACGTCGTGGAGAGTTTGTTTCTTGCTTTTTACTTCAACCAACTGATGATATGAATTCAATTGGTCGATGCATAAATTCTGCACTCCAACTTTCTAAAATTGGTGGTGGGGTTGGAATTACACTTAATAATTTACGTAGTGCTGGTGCACCAATCAAAGGAATTGAAAATGCTGCTAGTGGTGTTGTACCAGTAATGAAATTGTTAGAAGACAGTTTCTCATACTCAAACCAATTAGGCCAAAGACAAGGTGCAGGAGTTGTCTATTTAAGTGTCTTCCATCCAGATATCATTGATTTCTTAGCTACTAAAAAAGAAAATGCCGATGAAAAAATTCGTTTAAAAACATTATCTCTTGGATTAATTGTTCCTGATAAGTTTTATGAACTTGTAGAAAAAAACCAAGATATGTATTTATTTGAACCATATGATGTTGAAAAAGAATATGGTAAACCATTTTCTTATGTTGATATTACCAAAGAATATGACAATTTAGTTAATAATAAAAATATTCATAAAACTAAAATTCATGCAAGAGATCTTGAAGAAGAAATTAGTAAACTTCAACAAGAATCTGGTTATCCATATATTGTTAACATCGATACAATGAATAAAACTAACCCCGTGGCTGGTAAAATCATTATGAGTAATTTGTGTTCTGAAATAGCACAAATTCAACGTCCATCTAAAATCAATGATATGCAAGAATACGAAGTCTTAGGTAGTGATGTTAGTTGTAATTTAGGATCTACAAATATTGTTAATTTAATGAAATCACCAGATTTTGGTAAATCAATTGAGACAATGATGCGTGCTTTAACTTTTGTATCAGACCAAGGAAACGCCAAAGTTGTTCCATCAATTTATGAAGGAAACAGATTATCACATTCAGTTGGTTTAGGTGCAATGGGCTTACATGCATATCTTGCAAAGAATCATATACAATACGGTTCAAAAGAATCAATCGAATTTACTAATATTTACTTTATGTTATTAAATTATTGGACATTAGTTGCCTCCAACAAAATTGCAAAAGAACGTCAAGAAACATTCTATGAATTTGAAAAAAGTGCATATGCTGATGGTTCATACTTTGATAAATACATCAATAATGAATTTAAACCTGAAAATCCTAAAGTTAAAGAATTATTTGAAGGAATTCATATTCCAACAATTAAAGATTGGAAAGAATTAAAACAAAATGTAATGAAAGATGGTCTATATAATGCATATCGAATGGCTATTGCTCCAACTGGATCTATTTCATACGTTGGTAATACGACTGCATCATTACAACCAATTATCCAAAGAATCGAAGAACGTCAAGAAGGTAAAATTGGGAAAATTTATTATCCTGCTGCATATTTATCAAGTGATACCCTTCCATACTATCAATCTGCATATGATTTGGACATGCGTAAAATGATTGATGTTTATGCTGCAGCACAAGAACATGTTGATCAATCAATTTCAATTACACTTTACTTTAAGTCAACAATTGATCAAGGTCTTTATCCATGGAAACAAAATCATACTGATAAAATGACCACACGTGATTTATCAATCATTCGTAATTATGCATGGCATAAAGGAATCAAGAGTTTATATTATGTTCGGACATATACTGATGATGGTTCAGAAGCTTTTAGCGTAAATGAATGTGAAAGTTGTTCAATTTAA
- the nrdH gene encoding glutaredoxin-like protein NrdH, producing the protein MNLVLYTKNNCIQCKMTKRFLEQNNIEFEERNITDEPEYIEYLKNKGFQSVPVLENNSEPIINGFRPDQLKELIATL; encoded by the coding sequence ATGAATTTAGTCTTATATACAAAAAATAACTGCATTCAATGTAAAATGACAAAACGCTTTTTAGAACAAAACAACATTGAATTTGAAGAACGTAATATAACTGATGAACCAGAATATATTGAATATTTAAAAAATAAGGGATTTCAAAGTGTGCCCGTTTTAGAAAATAATTCTGAACCTATTATTAATGGATTTCGTCCAGACCAATTAAAAGAACTTATTGCAACACTTTAA